The genomic segment TTGTTGCCATCACTGgtacatgttattttattattattaattcaacttCTTTCTTGCTATTTCGTTTTTACTAGAGGGAGATGAAAGTTTTGAGCTTtggttgaattttttgttagatTATGCAATTGCACTGAATGAATGCGCAGTGAAGATGATCACTTGGGtttgttttgggaatttttcAGGTTTTGTTTTGGTTGCATTGACAATTGGGCCACAATCACGAACCTTTGTCCACTCTGTCAGAATGAATTTCAGTCTATTACATGTGTTCCGGTGAGTGATTTAAGATTTTGTAAGcattaccccccccccccccccctcattTTACAgtaaattttgttgtttttcaaacGACTTGAGAACTTTAGTCGAGGTATATATCCATCTTTTGTTTCTTATGAATTTAGTAGCTTTATTCGGTTACTTGGTTCTAGAAGTTTTCTTGAAACTATCTATATCCAAACTTTGTGCAATCTGATGCGTGACAGTTTCTGTTTGCTAATGAAGGTATATGATACCATTGGAAACAACAAAGTTGATGAGGACTCACTTTCCAGGTAGTACTAGTAGTAGTATATGCTTTGCGTGTTGTTGGTATTTCTTCCTGATTGGGGTAGGCtccattttttcatgtttggtaTTTACCGGCATTGCATCCTCACACTTAGGTGTCTACTTTTcttatcaatcaatcaaatatgatttttaagtTCAGTGGAAGCAGCACTGTTGTTGCAAGTTGCAACCTTACAATATTAAGGTAGCTTCATATTTTGTCTAATTGATCTTTCTAATTGAAATAATCGCAATCCACATGAAGCTCCTCCTATTGGAGATTAATTTGGACCCCTGAAAGAGTTGTCACTCAGATTAACAAAGccattttaattataatgtttAAGATCCTTGATCCATTGCATCATCTATTATTCTGTGTTTATCAACATTCCAAATAATACACAAGTATGCAAGTTACTGACATACTGCAATTTCACTCTTTACCTTCTcatttgtgattgatttttgtgATTCAGTGCCGACATCTGGGTAATATTTAGCAGCAATTGAGAAATGAGGATTTGCTTCTGTTTAGGTTTTTCAGCAGTGATTGATTCATGTTTCTGTTATATATGCTGCAGAGATGATGATTGGTCTATTGAAGGGAAGAACAACACTCTCTCCTTTCCATCATACTATATCGATGAAAATGTAATTATCATCCATATGTTATCATTTTGAGGTTTTAGAGCTAATTACTGATCTGAAGTCTGAACCTGTTTGAGACTTGTGAACTTGTGAGCTAATTTATACAGAGTGACTTCCTCAGTCAGGGTTAGTAACATGATCGCATTCGTTTGCTCGAACTTTGCCATGCCATCAAATTTGCAAAGTTGATTTCAGCTGTTGATGCTCTAAGCTGGTAGCATTAGATGTATACAAGttatttatgttgttggttCAAGCCATTAGACTTCACAAATTGATATGTTCAATTGGAAATGGTTTATGCTCAAGGACCAAGCTTTTTCTGTTTCCAGATTAAATGCTACATGCAAAATGATTATACATGTTCGAAACCAAATAAGACATTCATATAAAATTGCTCACTTAATATTTCTAGCAGTTGGCTAGGCCCTTTCCTTCGTAGTTCGTAGCATATCAGCTTATGGAGAGGGGGCCAGTGCCTAGCATAAACAGAATCAATCCAAGCACTTCAATGCTTTTGTGTACAAAAATTTCTTGGGAAAGTCGGTGATATTTCAGAAACCAAGACAAAGTTTCATATAATTAGAGTTTTTATTCTATACAACTCGAATTCATGTGTCATTGTAATCATGATATAATTCTTATGCACTTTATCATTTTGTAGGCAGTTATCTGCTTGGATGGAGATGGCTGCAAGATTCGAAGTGGATCAGCAAATATTGAGGAAGAATCTAATCTCGATACCTCTATTGCTTGCGATTCTTGTGACATTTGGTAAATTTTGATCCCTAAGGTTGTGCTTGATTTTGGGTTGAAGTGGGTTAACATTTAACCCCTCCTTAACCTTGTTTAGTAGCTCTAACACCCTTAACACTTAACCCCTTAACATTTAACCTCCAATTCTTAACACCGAACCAAACGCAACCTAAGTGATATTGTTTaggtatattttatatatgtaggTTGATGTGTTTAGAAATTCTACTTCACTATGTAGCTTATAGTGAGAGAAAAAGTTTTAGAtggttgattttttctttttactttgttAAAGGAGTCAAAAGGTAGCATTTAACCTGGATACATATTGGGTATGACAGCTTAGAGCCCTCCTAGAAACAAATTAATTCCCCTACGCTTTCTTGTCATACAACAGGTATCATGCTTTTTGTGTGGGCTTTGATGCTGAAGGGACATCAGAGGATACATGGTTATGCCCGAGGTAAAACTATGAGGATGATTATTTAATTAGGCAGTGTTGGGATGTGACTTTGCTATGTCAATACAGTCCTAAGACTTTTTTCTTGGAGCTATAAACTATGGTACTCTGAAGAAATGTGCTTCTTCTATACATAGAAAGCATGTTATGTATATAAAATGAAAGTTGAGTATGCTGCAATTGGCTTTTAGTACTTGTGGAGTGCCTGCAAAGGGTTTTGAATAACCCTTTCTAATGTTTTGTTAGGTGGGCATCTGGTGATGTTCTTctattatatcattttatttaagcTTTCTATGATCAGTCTACAGACATCTAATGCTCTGATGTAGATTTCTAAGCTTGGACTCAGTTTTACTTAAGCCTAGGTTCCTCTGTGTCATTTGCTAATGCATCATGTTTTTGGTTTGATGCAGATGCACAGTTGGTGAAGTGCCACAGAAATCTGATGTAGCTTCGCTACAGAAGCCAAACAACCAGTGTTATTCAGAGAATTCTCACAGTAGTAGTTTTGCTGAGGCTGAGGCTGAGGCTGCTTTTTCTGGAAAGATGTCTGTATCTATCGCTGATGCTGGAGAAACAGCTGTTGTTGTCTCAATGGTTGGAGGCACTAAATGGACTGAAGAACCAAGTAAACCAACCCTTGAAGTTGATGAGGACCTGATGGATGATGCAGTTAAACCTGATGGCAATAGCTACAAGGTAGAAAGACAATCTAGCAAAAAGACTGATGTACAACCAACCGTGGAGGCACCGGAACTTGAACTGTCCTTATCGTGTGATGCATCCTTCAGTCACCTATCTACTTCCTTGGTGCTTGCTGAGTTGAAGACCATTTGTGATGATGGAACAGTGAATGAACCAATTATTGGTGATGGTGTTAAAAATTCTTTGAGAAAGTTGTTTAATGATTCCCTTGCCAGAAACAAGCTGTCTGGAAAGGAATCTAGTGAAGgtcttcatcttggtttatctTTGGCCTGTTCTTCATCTGGTAATTATGCATGTGTAATATTTGTTCATCTTTCCTTTTCATCCACACAATAAAACATAAGTGATAGTTTTGTCTCTTTTGCATGCTTGAAAGTGTCTAATTGCAAGAATGTTTTTGTGCTATTAACAGGTTACATTAAGACCAATGAAACTGACGATCAAGGGACCATTGAAGTACAACAGCAAAGTCTTTCTGAAGAATCTTTGCTAAGAAGAGGTATTGAAGAGACTGTTTCAAACATTAAAGGGAATCCATCCAGACCATTATTTGGCTGTGGAAAGTTAAATGAATTTCTTGTAGGAAACTAGTTCACATTTTGTTGACATTTGGATGTGTATTTCATTAACTGTTCtatttctaaaatgtttttcagATGAGAAGATTCTACCAGTTGCTAATGAGGAGGCCATGAAAATTATTGGTGTGAAGAGAAAGCATGCCACTTGCAGGTTACTTGAAATTGAGTGTTTTCATCTTTACTCACTATTCATGTTCACTAACTGGGGGTCAAGTGTTGTTTGACTTTGTGCTTCTCACTCAAAGTAACTCTTAATTATCgcccccctccctctctctctgtgtcccaaaaaaatataacagaagaaaagaatcactaaattaaaaaaaacaggcaATAAGTAGTTGATATACTGGTTCACTGGCTTTTGTCTTTTAAGATGAATACTCCTTTCAGTAGAAGTTTGTGCTGTTGATCATTTTTGTCTTGTTCCTTTTCTTAAACTCTTGTTGGTTATTAGTGATGATGCTGTTAAGACTGCTGATGATAACGAAGACAATGCTAAGAATGAAGCTGCAGTTCTTGCAAAGAAGACCAGAGTCAGCAGGAAGTTGCAAATAACTCCTAAGGACCAGGACAGTGCATTTCTTCCAGAAGATTCCCAAAAGTGCCCCGCCAAAATAGCAGTTCTAAAAAATGTCAAATTAAAACGATCTCTTGAAAAGCAAGATGTCACTTCTGATATAATGAGTGTGGTTAAAGGGACTGGTCGTAGGACTTTGAAGGGGCTTGCTCACCAGAGTCCTCCAGATAAATCATCAAAAGAAGGGGAAAATGCAGCGGGCTTGAGAGTGAAAAAGATCATGAGGAGAGCTGTGGAGGACAAGGAATCATCTGTTGTAGTTCAAAACCTTagaaaagaaataagagaaGCTGTGCGTAACCGATCTTCTGATGAAATTGGGGAAAACCTTTTTGACCCAAAGCTTCTTGCTGCCTTCCGAACTGCTGTAGCAGGATCCACAGCTGAACCAGTGAAGAAGTTGCCCCCTTCTTCTCTGAAGGCAAAGAAGTCCTTGCTGCAGAAGGGTAAAGTTCGTGAGAATctgacaaagaaaatatatggaGATTCtaatggaagaagaaaacatgcATGGGATCGAGACTGTGATGTTGAATTCTGGAAGTATCGCTGTATGAGGGTTACAAAGCCTGAAAAAATTGCAACTTTGAAGTCAGTTCTTACTCTCCTTAGAAAGAATCCAGAAGGCTCAGAGATGGATCAGGGATATGAATTCCAGGAGACCAATCCCATTCTGTCAAGATTATATTTAGCAGACACATCTGTTTTTCCAAGAAAGGATGATATCAAGCCTCTCTTAGCTTCTACAACTACAAGTAACACTGAACAGAATAAAGCTCAGGAAATTTCAATGGATAAAGTTCGGAAGCCATCTCCTGATGATCATACTCTTAAATCTGCAGGAGCAAATAAAGTATCATCAAAGCTTATTGTGCCTTCAATTCATGATAAAGGGCTTAAGGATAAAGTTCTCAGCACAAATTGTCAGCCTGCTTCTATCAAAGCACAACCGGCTGGATGTTCCAAAGTCAATTCACAGAAGGAAAAAGGTGCTCAATCTGATGATAAAAGGATGGATAAAAGAAAATGGGCCTTGGAGGTGCTTGCAAGAAAAAAGGCAGTTTCAGGTAAAACTGCAGCAGATGAAAAACAGGAAGACAATGCAGTGCTTAAAGGAAATTATCCTTTACTCGTATGTACCCTCTCCCCCCTAAACCAGTTTTTTCTTGCTGTTTGATTCTATATGACATTCTGCGAAATGTTACTAATGCTTTCTTATTTTCCCCTTCCCTGGTTGCTGTGAGCAGGCTCAACTGCCAATTGACATGAGACCGGTGTTAGCATCCTGTCGCCACAATAAAATCCCCATATCGGTTAGACAGGTATGCAATGCATTGTGTGCCTGCTTTTTCGTAACTAAGCTGGTTGTTTTGCATGGACGATAAACTTTTCTGGAGTCATGCTTTAGGTTTGCTCTTctatggaaaaaagaaaagaatttgcaGAAGTAGGCTATGTTTTCTGTTTAAACTTGAACTGCCCATTTGGAAAGATGGTATGATGTGGATAGACCACATTATTGTTTCCTCAGTTTGCCATCATTCAAACACCTCTGCCATCACCAACTTGCTACTCTTGTTACTCACTGCCCTAGCCTCCAGAACTGTGTGTTGCCTATTCTTCAGCAGTCAAATTCTCACTTCTAGGAAATCCAATTGGGTTGTGGAGTTGGcaaaatttaactttgatttggCTGTTTCACGTACCAAACTTGTACTGAACACGAAGTTCTCTATACTCATCCATTTCTCAACCTCTAATTTTTAAGCTCCCACTCAAATGGTTTTCAGATTTTTCACCAAGTAACTGTGTGCTTGGCTGTACTTTGGCTAATTCCAATCTCTTGTTGTACAGACACAACTTTACCGACTGACAGAGCACTTCTTGAGGAAAGTAAATCTGCCAGAGATTCGCAAAACTGCAGAAACAGAGTTGGCTGTTGCAGATGCAATTAATATTGAGAAGGAGGTTGCCGACAAGGCAAACAGCAAAATAGTATATTTGAATCTTTGTTCTCAGGAAATAACGCGTCACTCAGATGACAGAAAGTCCAATAGAGCCACGGTATCAAATTCTTCACCATCTGCAGTCACTGTTGATAGATTAGAACAAGATATCGATGAACTTCCAACGGATCCTGCAGTTTTAGATGCATTGAGAAATGCAGGACTCTTATCTGATTCTCCTCCAAGTAGTCCCCATCATAAAATGGAGGTTTCCAATGAAGTAGATGATTCCTCAATGCAGATCAAAGAAGAAGGGCCTGATAATGTATTTGAAATGGATTCTCATCCAGATGTTGATATATATGGTGATTTTGAGTATGATTTAGAAGATGAAGACTACATTGGTGCTACTAATTTGACAGTCcccaagcttatagtagaagaAGGCGAGTCAAGGATGAAAGTAGTCTTCTCCACTCTTAAATCTGAAATGCCGAACAATTTTCAGGATCTTGAAGGTTGTTTGACTTTGGGGAATAATGAAGAACTCAAGGACTCTGCCTCCTCGCCAAAGATTCATGTTGATGCAGGCATCGTCAGCACAACCGTGGAGGGTGGAACTAATAGGTCTTGTGCTGATTCAGAACCTGTACCTGGCGAAGAAGGTGAAGAACCTTCTCTTGCAGAATGTGATGAACTATATGGTCCAGACAAGGAGCCTCTGATCAACAAATTTCCAGAAGAAGCATCTAGAAATCTACATGAGCTGGCTGACCCTGAGGCTTCAACTAAGCACAAAGGTTcgggagaaaatgaaaataattcatCAAGACAAGATGGGAATACCAATGCGACCTCTGCTGGTCACACTTGTGATGGAGAAACCACGTGTGACCTTTCTCAAACAGTTGAAAGTGGCCGTAAAAAGGATAGTTCTAAGACTAACACTAACAAGCAGGGTGACATTATCAATTCTGTTTCTAAGAAGGTACAAGTTGATCTCAActtctcttctttccttgtctttttatttagttacttcttttttaatgaaGTTGTGTTACAACGCTGTGGATGCAATGAAATTCACCGGAGGACATAAGTTTTCAAATCTGTGTACTATTATTTTCCTTGCAAACCTACTTCTGTTGACTGGTCATTCTAACTCTGTATAGGTTGAAGCGTACATCAAAGAGCACGTCAGGCCACTGTGTAAGAGTGGCATAATCACTGCTGAACAGTATAGATGGGCTGTGGCAAAAACTACTGATAAGGTTATGAAATACCACTTGAATGCGAAAAATGCAAATTTCCTAATCAAGGAAGGTGAGAAGGTGAAGAAACTTGCTGAGCAGTATGTTGAGGCAGCACAGCAAAAGGAAAGGAGTGATTCCGTATGACCAACCCTTGTCTTTAGAGCTTCTGCAGCATGTTTTTGTTCTCCAGTCCAAGTATTCTACCCATGACTATGGGATCCAACTCAAGTCGTTGTTGATACTGCTCTTGTATGCACCGAAATTTGAAAAATGTGTTCAAGCAGGAGGTTTTGTTTCAATGTCTAGCCCATTCGATCAGACTTTACCAATGGTGATCCCTTCTTCATCTGAGCTACTTGTCCCTGGACAACAGGAGATGGAAAATGCAAACACAACTAATTGATTACAGTCAAAACAACAGAACTGGATCTGCTTGGAATTTTGGACCCAAGCATCCACAGATTTATTTTATCACCACGGTCACTTCACAAGAActccaaaaaacaaagaaatctcTCCTGCAAGGGAGATGTATGCTGTAACAGATGCAGACATGACAATTCCGAAACGAAGAAGAGCTGCGCATTTGGAACTATTTCTATGGATGTGAAATAACAATTGATGTGCGCAGAGGAGTGGTTATGCGATGCAAATCATTCCAAATGCATGGCATAAGCTCAATGTTTCGTTTGTGTTGATTTCATGAATGCGTTGTATGTTTTGTATCATGTATATCTGCCAGTTGAAACAAAGTCAATTCGGATAAAACGAGTTGGgttttctccttctcttcttgTCTCCTTGAAGGCCAACGCAATTTTCACACAAATGTCTTGAATGAAAATATGCACTTCTCTTTTAGAGACTatcgtaaaaaataaaaaataaaaattgtttggttagtgaggtatgtttttttttcaatggacgtgcattttaaattttggttttatagaagttaaaatagtttatttttatttttaaagatctaatttttatttattttacatataaaaatttatttcacaacacttgttttttttttaacctaccGCAGGTACAATGCTAAACACATTCTTACAAGCCtggataaattttgaaaaaaataaagaactctgcttaaaagaaattaattcttAGAAAAAGTCGTGctcatgaaaataaacaaatgagCGCTACCATTCTTGCAAGCTGAGATaggcatgtttgtttttgttagggtaaagtgtttttataaaaattttattttttttatttcaaattatttttttaaaatatttttaaaaataaaaaatatatattattttaataaatttctaaataaatttttttaaaaaaaccactaGAATACAAACGGGTGTGTTTAGATTTTGTaactaaaatttgattttggtcACTGTCCATGGCAGATTTATGTGTCTGTGTGTGTGGCATGCATCTTTTGGATGGAGGAGCAACATTTGCATTGGGAAAAAGGAATAGGTTTAGTACACAGCAACAGCATggataaaactttttatttgggATGAAAATGAAGGTTCTGATATATATTGCGGATTAAACTGTTGTTATCCATTTTTATCAACCAGTTGCCCTTCTGACCATTTCATTTCGACTCCACAAAAAATCCCCAATCCCATCCATGAGGGTCTAATTTCTTAAACCCTAAAATGCAATTGTTGTAGCTGCAAATAAATGACTAGCATTGACACTCTATTCTCTCTCAGGGTTTGTCTTCCCAAACCCtataaaaaacccttaaaatcCCCTCCAAAACTTAGATCGAAAACCCTATTTCTTAACCGATCACTCACAGTCTTATGCGAGGCGAATTCAGCCTCCACGGCACAGTCAGGTGACACTAACAAAGAAGATTTTGTCACTAGAGTTTTGAAGCAAAACCCTAGCCAAATTGAACCCAGATACTTAATCGGTGACAAGTTTTATACTTTGAAGGAAAAACAGGATttgagcaagaaaaaaaatgtggggTTTATTGAAATCGTGGACAGGTTATTGAATTTGAAAGGCAAAGTGGAAAAGGAGGGAAATGAGAGTGAAAATGAGGAAAAAGCTGTGTACTTGAAGGATATTTTGAGGGAGTACAAGGGAAAGCTTTATGTACCTGAGCAGGTTTTCAGTGTAAAGTTATCTGAAGAAGAGGAGTTTGATAGGAATTTGGAAGAATTGCCAAAAATgggatttaaaaattttaagaaagcaATGGAGAGTGATAAGGTCAAGTTATTGACTTCGAAGGAAGCTGCAATGGGTACTTATGCAAATGATTATAGggattttattgttgatttgaaGGAAATTCCTGGCGAGAAGAGTTTGCATAGAACAAAATGGTGGGTTTTAAGACTGCTAGCTCGCATTAAGATTTGGTGCTTGCTGGATGTTTTTATGCATTGTTTTGATGGTATGTGGTATTTGATGTAGGACATTGAGATTAAATGAGAATGAAGCTCAAACACTTTTGGAGGAGTATACGGGTCCATTCTATGAAATAGAGAAGCATATGGCGGTAATTAATCTTTCAGCTTCTCTTCAATTGATTTTGTCATAGATTCCTTAGCTGTAATATTTATCAGATTGAGAAGAGAGCTTTTCTGAGAAAGTTAAGTCTCATCGATGAACCATGTTCAGGTACAGGATGATTTAGGTACATGACAGTGAGCTTGCAAAGCTTAAAATTAAATACGGATGTGAGATCAATTGATACAAATTCTTGTATAGATATAGCCAAGCAAAACATTGGATAGTTATTTGTCTTATGCCAAATAGAAGTAGAGTTGCCAGATTGGAGATTAGATCATAGATATAACATCTATTCTGAAATTTACTTTCTTCAATTTATATATGGAATAATTAGCAGAGCTATATAAGATATGAAGTTTACAtcataaaacataataattaaggcttttcttttcaatagtaCTCTGCAGTCACAAAGTTTACATCAAAGACGTGAAGTTTACAtcataaaacataataattaagGCATTTCTTTTCAATAGTATTCTGCAGTCACAAAATTTTCATCATAAAACCTTGCGCATATGTGATGGACATCAATACATGAAGTTGAGGAGATGGAGGATTATTTTTTCACTGGAGCATATATGTATGTTGCTTACTGCTGCTTCTTTGTTGCAGTCTTCAGTAGGAAAGTTGCCAGAGTACCCTCATCCAGTGGCATCTTCCATATCTAGCAGAATGATGGTAGAGCTTGGAATGGTGACTGCTGTGATGGCTGCTGCAGCAGTTGTTGTTGGAGGGTTCCTAGCTTCTGCAGTATTTGCTGTTACCAGTTTTATCTTTGTGGCAACTGTATATGTTGCATGGCCTATAGCCAAGCCATTTGTTAAACTGTTTCTTGGTATAATCTTTAGTATTTTAGAGGGAGTTTGGGATTATGTGGTTGATATTTTCAGTGATGGAGGGCTCTTCTCTAAGTTTTATGAATTCTACACTTTTGGTGGTGTCTCTGCCAGCATCGAAATGCTAAAACCAATCATGCTCGTGCTTTTAACCATGGTCCTTCTAGTCCGTTTCACTCTTTCGAGAAGACCTAAGAACTTCAGGAAGTGGGTAAATGTTTCTTCAGCCCCTCATTTTGTGATGTTATATGCAATGGGTTGGTAATCTCTGAATTTATgcctttttatttgttcaatgaATATTGTATTGATTTAGCATCTATGTTTTGCAGGATTTATGGCAAGGAATTGATTTTTCACGTTCTAAAGCAGAAGCTCGTGTTGatgttagtttatttttattgcacTTATCTCCAATCTTAATAAGTTGTATGtgaattattttaacatcagTTCAATATTCTTTCAGGGTTCAACTGGAGTTAAATTTAGTGATGTGGCTGGGATTGATGAAGCAGTAGAGGAACTTCAAGAGGTATTCTTACAGCCTATCTTGATTGCTTGTATGATAGGTTGGTAAACATGTTTAATAACTGAATTgtgaaatatttgattttttttccttccaattttTCCATGTCTGCTTTTGCACTAAGCTCGGTCATCTTTTTCTGGAAGATAATCAAGGAAGCTTGGAAATTACCATCTTTTGTCTTTTACATTGACCACAAGTATTAAACCATTGAGCAGAAGTTCTGCTCATGAACTTGCACTCAACTgctacaccttttttttttttgccattctCAAATCAACCAAGTCTTGAAGCCAAACTAGTTGGTATCAGCTTCATGAGTCATTTAATGGACCCTTTCATTTCTAGAGCAGTATTTTTTCTGGGAGACAGAAAAGGTTAAGGTTTCAAGTTTTTTCAAAAGCTCGAATTACTGGGAAATTAGCTCGATAAGTTTTACCCAATTGGTGTCTTACGCTTGAAGGCTCAGAAATCATCTGTCAACTATCATGagttgtgtttttctttcttagtCTCATTTTTCCAAGCATGaaggtattttgtttttatcagttTCATAACACATATTCGTCCTTCAACCACCCTCTTAACTGTAAGGTCTTCTATTTGTTCTTAAACTAATGATGTCTTCCTTGTGAATTCTGTTTATTACATCGACTTGATAGTCATTTATTGATATCTTTTCTTTAATCCCCTTTGAATAAAtttgcatttttgttttattgaagcTTATTGGGGTCTTTAACAATTTTCTAATCAGTTGGTGagatacttgaagaatccagaACTGTTTGATAAAATGGGAATAAAGCCTCCACATGGAGTACTTTTGGAAGGTGCTCCTGGATGCGGCAAGGTTAGTAATATTGTTCTGCCAGTCTGGGAATTTTATGGTGAAGTTTTCTATACAAAATTAAAGGTGTATAATAATTTTGCAGACCCTGGTTGCAAAGGCTATAGCAGGTGAAGCTGGAGTTCCATTTTACCAAATGGCTGGATCTGAATTTGTTGAAGTTTTAGTTGGTGTTGGTTCTGCTCGTATCAGGGATCTTTTCAAGAGAGCCAAGGTAAATACACTTATGTATTGACTAGCAGTGTATCATTAATCATGCCTTGTTGCTAGTTGTCCATTGTCTGGTAGTCCAGATTTCATGGTTTTACAATAGTAATTCTATCCATGATTGCTTTTCTTAGATATCaaggaaattgatttttctGGAATGCATGTTTGGACTTATATATTTGTAAAGAATTCCTGTGTCATGTGCATATGCCAtattttatttgtgaaaaaGATTTCAACTGGCAATTTTAGTTGTGCTGATAATGTATAGTCCTTGAAAGCTTGTGGGCATAATTCCATGCATCCAGT from the Populus nigra chromosome 1, ddPopNigr1.1, whole genome shotgun sequence genome contains:
- the LOC133678965 gene encoding uncharacterized protein At4g10930 — its product is MIMEVDFVTSGILEEELPLEVDENIHDNYNFEGERCGICMDIVIDRGVLDCCHHWFCFGCIDNWATITNLCPLCQNEFQSITCVPVYDTIGNNKVDEDSLSRDDDWSIEGKNNTLSFPSYYIDENAVICLDGDGCKIRSGSANIEEESNLDTSIACDSCDIWYHAFCVGFDAEGTSEDTWLCPRCTVGEVPQKSDVASLQKPNNQCYSENSHSSSFAEAEAEAAFSGKMSVSIADAGETAVVVSMVGGTKWTEEPSKPTLEVDEDLMDDAVKPDGNSYKVERQSSKKTDVQPTVEAPELELSLSCDASFSHLSTSLVLAELKTICDDGTVNEPIIGDGVKNSLRKLFNDSLARNKLSGKESSEGLHLGLSLACSSSGYIKTNETDDQGTIEVQQQSLSEESLLRRDEKILPVANEEAMKIIGVKRKHATCSDDAVKTADDNEDNAKNEAAVLAKKTRVSRKLQITPKDQDSAFLPEDSQKCPAKIAVLKNVKLKRSLEKQDVTSDIMSVVKGTGRRTLKGLAHQSPPDKSSKEGENAAGLRVKKIMRRAVEDKESSVVVQNLRKEIREAVRNRSSDEIGENLFDPKLLAAFRTAVAGSTAEPVKKLPPSSLKAKKSLLQKGKVRENLTKKIYGDSNGRRKHAWDRDCDVEFWKYRCMRVTKPEKIATLKSVLTLLRKNPEGSEMDQGYEFQETNPILSRLYLADTSVFPRKDDIKPLLASTTTSNTEQNKAQEISMDKVRKPSPDDHTLKSAGANKVSSKLIVPSIHDKGLKDKVLSTNCQPASIKAQPAGCSKVNSQKEKGAQSDDKRMDKRKWALEVLARKKAVSGKTAADEKQEDNAVLKGNYPLLAQLPIDMRPVLASCRHNKIPISVRQTQLYRLTEHFLRKVNLPEIRKTAETELAVADAINIEKEVADKANSKIVYLNLCSQEITRHSDDRKSNRATVSNSSPSAVTVDRLEQDIDELPTDPAVLDALRNAGLLSDSPPSSPHHKMEVSNEVDDSSMQIKEEGPDNVFEMDSHPDVDIYGDFEYDLEDEDYIGATNLTVPKLIVEEGESRMKVVFSTLKSEMPNNFQDLEGCLTLGNNEELKDSASSPKIHVDAGIVSTTVEGGTNRSCADSEPVPGEEGEEPSLAECDELYGPDKEPLINKFPEEASRNLHELADPEASTKHKGSGENENNSSRQDGNTNATSAGHTCDGETTCDLSQTVESGRKKDSSKTNTNKQGDIINSVSKKVEAYIKEHVRPLCKSGIITAEQYRWAVAKTTDKVMKYHLNAKNANFLIKEGEKVKKLAEQYVEAAQQKERSDSV
- the LOC133678982 gene encoding probable inactive ATP-dependent zinc metalloprotease FTSHI 1, chloroplastic; the protein is MTSIDTLFSLRVCLPKPYKKPLKSPPKLRSKTLFLNRSLTVLCEANSASTAQSGDTNKEDFVTRVLKQNPSQIEPRYLIGDKFYTLKEKQDLSKKKNVGFIEIVDRLLNLKGKVEKEGNESENEEKAVYLKDILREYKGKLYVPEQVFSVKLSEEEEFDRNLEELPKMGFKNFKKAMESDKVKLLTSKEAAMGTYANDYRDFIVDLKEIPGEKSLHRTKWTLRLNENEAQTLLEEYTGPFYEIEKHMASSVGKLPEYPHPVASSISSRMMVELGMVTAVMAAAAVVVGGFLASAVFAVTSFIFVATVYVAWPIAKPFVKLFLGIIFSILEGVWDYVVDIFSDGGLFSKFYEFYTFGGVSASIEMLKPIMLVLLTMVLLVRFTLSRRPKNFRKWDLWQGIDFSRSKAEARVDGSTGVKFSDVAGIDEAVEELQELVRYLKNPELFDKMGIKPPHGVLLEGAPGCGKTLVAKAIAGEAGVPFYQMAGSEFVEVLVGVGSARIRDLFKRAKVNKPSVIFIDEIDALATRRQGIFKESTDHLYNAATQERETTLNQLLIELDGFDTGKGVIFLAATNRRDLLDPALLRPGRFDRKIRIRPPNAKGRLEILKIHASKVKMSESVDLSTYGKNLPGWTGAKLAQLVQEAALVAVRQGHAAILQSDMDDAVDRLTVGPKRVGIELGHQGQCRRATTELGVVMTSHLLRRYENAKVECCDRISIVPRGQTLSQLVFHRLDDESYMFERLPQLLHRLQVFLGGRAAEEVIYGRDTSRASVSYLADASWLARKIITIWNLENPMVIHGEPPPWRKKVRFMGPRLDFEGSLYDDYDLIEPPINFNLDDQVAQRTEKLICDMYGRTVSLLKRHHAALLKAVKVLLNQKEISGEEIDYILNNYPPQTRLSLLLEEENPGILPFFKQELENELDYALLTTSEGKTP